The proteins below come from a single Burkholderia sp. PAMC 26561 genomic window:
- a CDS encoding MFS transporter gives MSDLANAEDAVTARVMRRLLPFLLLMYMLAFLDRANIGFAQKALQHDTGLSNAAFAFGAGVFFVGYALFEVPSNLLLHRVGAKLWMCRIMVTWGLVSAAMAFAHTATAFYVLRFMLGVAEAGFFPGIVYYLTRWFPQSARARALGVFYFGAPLAFIFGSPLSGALLDLHGALGFAGWQWLFLVEGVLASLVGIWAFWYLDNDPSKARWLDANQRSLLIARLDQDAATASAHGPRSVFAALVDPRVLILSAVYFLIQMSVYGVIFYLPQQVAALMGAHVGAKVGFVTAIPWLCAVLVTWIVPRYADRHAQHRRLAVVMLVVAGLGIAISGLAGQPLISLIALCFAASGLIAAQPLFWTFPTHYLTGAAAAGAIALINSLGGLGGFVAPMIRTSAERFYDSTSAGLVLLGVVAVLAAIAIIVFVRPARTSAYTPGEHAKAS, from the coding sequence ATGAGCGATCTCGCAAATGCGGAGGACGCCGTCACCGCTCGCGTGATGCGTCGCCTGCTGCCGTTCCTGTTGCTGATGTACATGCTCGCGTTCCTCGACCGGGCGAACATCGGCTTCGCACAGAAAGCGCTTCAGCACGATACGGGTTTGTCGAACGCCGCGTTCGCATTCGGCGCGGGTGTGTTCTTCGTGGGTTATGCACTCTTCGAAGTGCCGAGCAACCTACTGCTGCATCGCGTGGGCGCGAAGCTCTGGATGTGCCGGATCATGGTGACATGGGGGCTTGTGTCGGCGGCAATGGCGTTCGCGCATACGGCCACGGCGTTCTACGTCTTGCGCTTCATGCTCGGCGTGGCGGAAGCAGGATTTTTCCCCGGCATCGTCTATTACCTCACGCGATGGTTTCCGCAATCCGCGCGTGCAAGGGCGTTGGGCGTGTTTTATTTCGGCGCGCCGCTCGCGTTCATCTTCGGCAGTCCGCTGTCGGGCGCGTTGCTCGACCTTCACGGCGCGCTCGGATTTGCCGGTTGGCAATGGCTCTTTCTGGTCGAAGGCGTGCTGGCATCGCTCGTGGGAATCTGGGCGTTCTGGTATCTCGACAACGATCCGTCCAAGGCGCGCTGGCTCGATGCAAACCAACGCAGCCTGCTGATCGCGCGACTCGACCAGGACGCGGCGACCGCATCCGCGCATGGTCCGCGTTCCGTGTTTGCCGCGCTGGTCGATCCGCGCGTGCTGATTTTGTCGGCGGTGTATTTCCTGATCCAGATGTCCGTGTATGGCGTGATCTTTTATCTGCCGCAACAGGTGGCCGCGCTGATGGGCGCGCATGTCGGCGCCAAGGTCGGCTTCGTGACGGCGATTCCGTGGCTGTGCGCGGTGCTCGTCACGTGGATCGTGCCGCGTTACGCGGATCGTCACGCGCAGCACAGGCGTCTCGCTGTCGTCATGCTGGTCGTGGCGGGATTGGGTATCGCGATCTCGGGGCTCGCGGGCCAGCCGCTGATTTCGCTCATCGCCCTGTGTTTTGCCGCAAGTGGACTGATTGCCGCGCAGCCGCTCTTCTGGACCTTTCCGACGCATTATCTGACGGGCGCTGCGGCGGCGGGCGCGATTGCGCTGATCAACTCGCTCGGCGGCCTCGGCGGTTTCGTCGCGCCGATGATCCGTACGAGCGCCGAGCGTTTCTACGATTCAACGAGCGCCGGCCTCGTGCTTCTCGGCGTCGTTGCCGTGCTCGCCGCGATAGCCATCATCGTATTCGTGCGACCCGCGCGGACATCTGCTTACACACCTGGCGAACACGCCAAAGCATCCTGA
- a CDS encoding SDR family NAD(P)-dependent oxidoreductase translates to MNQIDLAGRTVVITGGARGIGYAVAQRALASGAEVALWDIDSERLERARGELSNGGKVSIAVVELTEETSVEQAVQQTLEAHRKIDVLINCAGITGGNGTTWELAPDVWRRVIDVNLIGPYLTCRAIVPHMLKEGYGRIVNIASVAGKEGNPNASHYSASKAGLIGLTKSLGKELATRGILVNAVTPAAAKTEIFDSMSQQHIDYMLSKIPMNRFLLPEEAASLILWLSSEDCAFSTASVFDLSGGRATY, encoded by the coding sequence ATGAACCAGATCGATCTGGCCGGACGGACCGTTGTGATTACCGGCGGCGCACGCGGTATCGGTTATGCGGTGGCGCAACGCGCGCTGGCTTCGGGCGCGGAAGTCGCGCTGTGGGATATCGATTCCGAGCGGCTCGAACGCGCCCGTGGCGAACTGTCGAATGGCGGCAAGGTGAGCATTGCCGTGGTCGAACTGACCGAGGAAACATCGGTTGAACAGGCGGTTCAGCAGACGCTGGAAGCGCATCGCAAGATCGACGTGCTGATCAACTGCGCCGGTATCACGGGCGGCAACGGCACGACATGGGAACTCGCGCCCGATGTCTGGCGCCGCGTGATCGACGTGAACCTGATCGGCCCGTATCTCACCTGCCGCGCAATCGTGCCGCATATGCTGAAGGAAGGGTATGGGCGTATCGTGAACATTGCATCAGTGGCCGGCAAGGAAGGCAACCCGAACGCATCGCACTACAGCGCTTCGAAGGCAGGTCTTATCGGACTGACGAAGTCGCTCGGCAAGGAACTCGCCACGCGCGGCATTCTCGTGAATGCCGTGACGCCGGCTGCTGCCAAGACCGAGATCTTCGATTCGATGTCGCAGCAGCACATCGACTACATGCTCTCCAAGATCCCGATGAACCGCTTCCTTCTGCCGGAAGAAGCGGCGTCGCTGATCCTGTGGCTCAGTTCCGAGGATTGCGCATTCAGCACGGCGTCGGTATTCGATCTGTCGGGCGGACGCGCGACTTACTAA
- a CDS encoding LLM class oxidoreductase: MPEVIEHTVFAEGRLSIGLTLPMLSSGNAVADFDEQIALARLADELGFAALWVRDVPLNSSDYPDPVGHLDPWVLLGAVASHTKNIALASGAIVLTLRHPLHIAKGAVSVNTLSKGRFILGLGSGDRPHEYAAFGIDANERREVYRQHWDTVAAAIGREPRVIPDQSPPDAPEFFLLPTSPTPVPMIAVGSGGQSVDWIARNAIGWMTYHREPEKQRARYSMWRAAVDRVAPGEFRAFGVAMGLDLAADQNEAAEPRSLGYRTGSNDLIRILREMRENGTHHVTLNLQASKRPSREILEELAAEVLPEFQIRA; this comes from the coding sequence ATGCCGGAAGTCATCGAACACACGGTGTTTGCCGAGGGGCGGCTTTCAATCGGCTTGACCCTGCCGATGCTGTCATCGGGCAATGCCGTAGCCGACTTCGATGAACAGATCGCGTTGGCCCGCCTCGCAGACGAGCTTGGCTTCGCCGCGCTGTGGGTGCGCGACGTGCCGTTGAACAGCAGCGACTACCCGGACCCGGTCGGGCATCTCGATCCCTGGGTATTGCTTGGCGCGGTGGCGTCGCACACCAAGAACATCGCGCTCGCCAGCGGCGCAATCGTGCTGACGCTGCGGCATCCGCTTCATATCGCGAAGGGTGCGGTATCGGTGAACACACTGAGTAAAGGGCGATTCATCCTGGGCCTTGGCTCCGGCGATCGTCCGCATGAATACGCGGCGTTTGGCATTGATGCGAACGAGCGGCGGGAGGTGTATCGGCAGCATTGGGATACGGTCGCGGCCGCGATTGGCCGCGAACCAAGGGTCATTCCGGACCAGTCGCCGCCGGACGCGCCCGAATTCTTCCTGTTACCAACATCGCCGACACCCGTTCCGATGATCGCCGTCGGTTCAGGCGGCCAGAGCGTCGACTGGATTGCACGCAATGCGATCGGCTGGATGACGTATCACCGAGAGCCGGAAAAGCAGCGCGCGAGGTACAGCATGTGGAGGGCGGCGGTCGATCGCGTCGCGCCGGGCGAGTTTCGGGCGTTCGGCGTGGCGATGGGGCTCGATCTCGCCGCCGATCAAAACGAAGCCGCCGAGCCTCGCTCGCTGGGATACCGGACGGGGAGCAACGATCTCATCAGGATTCTGCGAGAGATGCGCGAGAACGGCACGCATCACGTCACGCTGAACCTGCAGGCATCGAAGCGCCCATCGCGCGAGATTCTTGAAGAACTCGCAGCGGAAGTACTGCCTGAGTTTCAGATCCGGGCGTAA
- a CDS encoding DUF3100 domain-containing protein, protein MASTVAAQQRGSDGLRSAKLFFYAAVILLIAEFIGSFTFKVGPGKVVLLPMIWALLLGAALGLASGRWSGAARLDVKTQFLAAAVLQPALLLFVAKLGLLVGGALPKLAASGWALAFQELGHFVGTILLGLPLALLLGIKREAIGATFSVGREPSLAIIGEKYGMDSPEGRGVLAEYLTGTVFGAVFIAIFAGFVASLNIFHPLALAMGSGVGSGSMMAAASGAIAAQQTPEMAKAVLTFAAASNLITTTVGTYFTLFISLPMAVWGYRILEPLIGRTSKASDASKVIEDERPKLGDVETAAPELGYRGKLVAWGVTAVFALGCDWITHGTTPFSGFPGMLIMVLATIVGDAIYTVSGRKIPAVCWVSIVAMFLTSPWCPWASQISAYSAQNDFLNITTPMLTFAGLSIAKDIPAFRRLGWRIVLVSFVANAGTFLGATLVAQFFHV, encoded by the coding sequence ATGGCAAGCACGGTGGCTGCGCAACAACGGGGCAGTGATGGCTTGAGGAGCGCGAAGCTCTTCTTTTATGCAGCAGTCATCCTGCTCATTGCCGAATTCATCGGCTCGTTCACGTTCAAGGTCGGGCCGGGAAAAGTCGTTCTGCTCCCTATGATCTGGGCGCTTCTTCTCGGCGCCGCTCTAGGTCTGGCAAGTGGCCGATGGAGCGGCGCCGCGCGGCTCGACGTCAAGACGCAGTTCCTCGCTGCGGCCGTATTGCAGCCTGCACTTCTCTTGTTTGTAGCCAAGCTGGGATTGCTGGTGGGCGGTGCGTTGCCCAAGCTCGCCGCGTCGGGGTGGGCACTGGCGTTCCAGGAGCTCGGGCATTTTGTCGGGACCATCCTGCTCGGTTTGCCGCTTGCGTTGCTGCTCGGTATCAAGCGCGAGGCGATCGGCGCGACCTTTTCCGTGGGGCGCGAACCGAGTCTTGCGATCATCGGCGAGAAGTACGGCATGGACTCGCCGGAAGGACGCGGCGTGCTTGCCGAGTATCTGACGGGGACGGTCTTCGGCGCGGTGTTCATCGCGATCTTTGCGGGCTTTGTCGCAAGCCTGAACATCTTCCATCCGCTTGCGCTTGCAATGGGTTCGGGTGTTGGGTCGGGCAGCATGATGGCCGCCGCATCAGGTGCAATCGCCGCACAGCAGACGCCCGAAATGGCGAAGGCCGTGCTGACGTTTGCCGCCGCGAGCAACCTGATCACGACGACTGTCGGCACCTACTTCACGCTCTTCATTTCGCTGCCGATGGCCGTATGGGGATACCGCATTCTCGAGCCGCTGATCGGGCGTACGAGCAAGGCGTCGGATGCGTCGAAGGTCATTGAAGACGAGCGTCCGAAGCTTGGCGATGTCGAAACCGCCGCGCCCGAACTGGGTTATCGCGGGAAGCTGGTTGCGTGGGGCGTGACCGCTGTGTTCGCACTCGGTTGCGACTGGATCACGCACGGCACCACGCCGTTTTCCGGTTTCCCCGGCATGTTGATCATGGTGCTTGCGACCATTGTTGGCGATGCAATCTACACGGTGAGCGGACGCAAGATCCCGGCGGTTTGCTGGGTCTCGATTGTCGCGATGTTCCTGACGTCACCGTGGTGCCCGTGGGCGTCACAGATATCGGCGTACAGCGCACAGAACGATTTTCTCAACATCACCACGCCCATGTTGACCTTTGCAGGCCTCTCGATTGCCAAGGACATCCCCGCGTTTCGCCGGCTGGGATGGCGCATCGTGCTGGTTTCGTTCGTGGCGAATGCGGGAACGTTCCTGGGCGCGACGCTGGTGGCGCAGTTCTTCCACGTCTGA
- a CDS encoding aldehyde dehydrogenase family protein has translation MDDNAAENLLAAFAHFFPNAKTIGSYVGGELIEGTGELIQLYDAATGKPSLSYKDGGAAIVDIAADAAQRAQKQWWAMTHAARGRVMFDIARELRRDTENLARLESMGSGKPIRDCRGEVAKVAEMFEYYGGWADKFYGDVIPVPTSHLNYTRREPAGTVLQITPWNAPVFTCGWQLAPAICMGNAVLLKPSEMTPFTSLVVAMLAEKAGAPKGLINVLAGLGHTVAQAAIAHKAVKKVVFVGSPATGVRIAEAAAKRVLPCVLELGGKSANIIFADANLKHAALTAQAAIFAGAGQSCVAGSRLLVQRSVYDEFVGMVAAGARKIKVGLPLDDATEVGPINNITQYNHVMKMIASGVEAGATLAAGSAERSDGGYFVSPTVLSNVTNEMDVARTEIFGPVVAAIPFDTEEEALAIANDTEFGLAGAVWTNDVGRAHRVAGQVNAGTFWINGYKTINVASPFGGYGMSGYGRSSGVEALYEYTQTKSVWVETAKEPATAFGYL, from the coding sequence ATGGATGACAACGCAGCAGAAAACCTGTTGGCCGCCTTCGCACATTTCTTCCCGAATGCAAAGACGATCGGATCGTATGTTGGCGGTGAACTCATAGAAGGAACGGGCGAACTGATCCAGCTCTACGATGCCGCCACCGGCAAGCCGAGCCTTTCGTACAAGGATGGCGGCGCGGCCATCGTCGATATCGCCGCGGATGCTGCACAACGCGCGCAGAAACAATGGTGGGCGATGACGCACGCCGCACGCGGGCGCGTGATGTTCGACATTGCGCGCGAGTTGCGGCGCGATACCGAAAACCTCGCACGCCTTGAATCGATGGGCTCTGGCAAGCCTATTCGCGATTGCCGTGGCGAAGTCGCCAAGGTCGCGGAAATGTTCGAGTACTACGGCGGCTGGGCCGACAAGTTCTACGGCGACGTGATCCCCGTCCCGACATCGCATCTGAACTACACGCGGCGCGAACCGGCGGGCACCGTCTTGCAGATCACGCCCTGGAACGCACCGGTCTTCACATGCGGATGGCAACTTGCACCGGCTATCTGCATGGGTAATGCGGTGTTGCTGAAGCCGTCGGAGATGACACCTTTTACGTCGCTCGTCGTTGCCATGCTCGCGGAAAAGGCGGGTGCGCCCAAGGGCTTGATCAACGTTCTCGCAGGTCTTGGACACACCGTTGCGCAAGCTGCAATCGCGCACAAGGCAGTGAAGAAAGTCGTGTTCGTCGGTTCGCCCGCGACCGGCGTGCGCATTGCAGAAGCGGCGGCCAAACGGGTGCTGCCCTGCGTGCTGGAACTCGGCGGCAAGTCGGCCAACATCATCTTCGCCGATGCCAACCTGAAGCACGCCGCGCTGACCGCGCAAGCCGCGATCTTCGCCGGAGCTGGCCAGAGTTGCGTGGCGGGATCGCGTCTGCTGGTCCAGCGTTCGGTCTATGACGAGTTCGTCGGCATGGTGGCAGCGGGCGCGCGCAAGATCAAGGTCGGTCTTCCGCTCGATGACGCCACCGAAGTCGGCCCGATCAATAACATCACGCAGTACAACCATGTGATGAAGATGATCGCAAGCGGCGTCGAGGCAGGCGCAACGCTCGCAGCGGGATCGGCTGAGCGATCCGATGGCGGCTACTTCGTCTCGCCGACGGTGCTGTCGAACGTAACGAACGAAATGGATGTGGCGCGCACGGAGATTTTCGGACCGGTGGTGGCCGCCATTCCATTCGATACCGAAGAAGAGGCGCTTGCCATTGCGAACGATACCGAGTTTGGCCTTGCCGGTGCGGTGTGGACCAACGACGTGGGCCGTGCTCATCGCGTGGCGGGTCAGGTCAATGCCGGAACCTTCTGGATCAATGGCTATAAAACCATTAATGTCGCGTCTCCGTTCGGTGGCTATGGTATGAGTGGATACGGACGTTCGAGCGGGGTGGAAGCGTTGTACGAGTACACGCAGACCAAGAGCGTGTGGGTTGAAACGGCTAAAGAACCGGCAACTGCATTCGGCTATCTTTGA
- a CDS encoding NAD(P)-dependent oxidoreductase, translated as MQTVGVVGLGNMGRGMALSLKRGGYAVLGFDAAPGVAAALEAEGVSPRASIADITRDADVLVLSLPTSAIVEAVVLGEGGIAAHGKAGLIVIDTTTAEPNSTRKVAAALAELKIGFVDAPVSGGPKGAATATMTMVLGGSEQDVAAVEPILAVMSAKRVHVGPVGAGHVTKIINNLLTGVHLLATSEAVRAAKAAGVDPEKLVEALNGGSGRNSATLTNYPTWIFTDTFDSGFTMKLMRKDVRLAMDLLRAQDIDAPVATEAGRLWAESEKTIGDAEDFNRIVQFIEPK; from the coding sequence ATGCAGACGGTTGGTGTGGTGGGATTGGGGAACATGGGGCGCGGCATGGCGCTTTCGCTCAAACGCGGCGGTTATGCCGTGCTTGGATTCGATGCGGCGCCCGGTGTCGCGGCCGCGCTCGAAGCCGAGGGCGTCTCGCCGCGTGCGTCCATTGCCGACATCACGCGGGACGCGGATGTGCTGGTCTTGTCGCTGCCGACATCGGCGATCGTGGAAGCGGTCGTACTCGGTGAAGGCGGAATTGCCGCGCACGGAAAGGCGGGGCTCATCGTTATCGATACAACTACGGCCGAGCCTAACAGCACGCGCAAGGTCGCGGCTGCGTTGGCGGAGCTGAAGATCGGTTTCGTTGATGCTCCCGTGAGCGGCGGTCCGAAAGGCGCGGCAACCGCGACCATGACCATGGTTCTCGGCGGTTCGGAACAGGACGTCGCGGCGGTCGAACCGATCCTCGCCGTGATGAGCGCGAAGCGCGTGCATGTCGGCCCGGTCGGCGCGGGGCACGTCACGAAGATCATCAACAACTTGCTGACGGGCGTGCATCTGCTCGCAACGAGTGAAGCGGTGCGCGCGGCAAAGGCCGCCGGCGTGGATCCGGAGAAACTGGTCGAAGCGCTCAACGGCGGTTCGGGCCGCAACAGCGCGACGCTCACGAACTATCCCACGTGGATCTTCACCGACACGTTCGATTCCGGTTTCACCATGAAACTGATGCGCAAGGACGTGCGCCTCGCGATGGACTTGCTGCGCGCTCAGGACATCGATGCACCGGTCGCCACGGAAGCAGGGCGCTTGTGGGCGGAAAGCGAAAAGACCATCGGCGATGCGGAGGACTTCAATCGCATCGTGCAATTCATCGAACCAAAGTAA
- a CDS encoding LysR family transcriptional regulator, which yields MADNLTESRIVYFFEAVRCGTIRAAADWLDVAPSAVSRQIGLLETELDAALLERHARGVRPTEAGQILIEYFREQLAHKDDLISRLQELRGLRTGTVGVVLGEGFVSDVLAGPMQHFCRLYPGIKINLDLGSTNDVMRRISEDEGEIGLVYNPPGEPKIVSRAIKQQPMMAIVNPKFIRSSKQKTMSVKELAGYPLAATHATYGTRQMLQAVEFAEKVRLDPVVTTNSINILKQFAKSNLGLAVLPAFAVTTELAAGELLAIEIDHPILKKAEAHLVTRAGRKLSVASNKMLQLMSSQMRAFR from the coding sequence ATGGCCGACAACCTGACCGAAAGCAGAATCGTCTATTTTTTCGAGGCGGTCCGATGCGGCACGATCCGCGCCGCCGCCGACTGGCTCGACGTAGCGCCTTCGGCCGTGAGCCGGCAAATCGGCTTGCTGGAGACGGAACTGGACGCGGCATTGCTCGAGCGGCACGCACGCGGCGTGCGGCCCACGGAGGCCGGCCAGATCCTGATCGAATACTTCCGCGAGCAACTCGCGCACAAGGACGACCTGATCTCGCGTCTGCAGGAATTGCGCGGGTTGAGAACAGGAACGGTCGGTGTCGTGCTCGGAGAAGGTTTTGTTTCCGACGTCCTGGCCGGACCCATGCAGCATTTCTGCAGGCTTTACCCCGGGATCAAGATCAACCTCGATCTCGGCAGCACGAACGACGTCATGCGCAGAATCTCCGAAGACGAAGGCGAGATCGGACTGGTTTATAACCCGCCGGGCGAACCCAAGATCGTGTCGCGCGCGATCAAGCAGCAACCGATGATGGCCATCGTCAATCCGAAGTTCATTCGTTCCAGCAAGCAGAAAACCATGAGCGTCAAAGAGCTGGCGGGTTATCCGTTGGCGGCAACACATGCGACCTACGGCACGCGGCAGATGCTCCAGGCCGTCGAATTCGCGGAAAAGGTCAGGCTCGATCCCGTTGTCACGACCAACTCCATCAACATCCTCAAGCAGTTCGCAAAATCAAACCTGGGTCTCGCTGTCCTGCCTGCGTTCGCCGTGACGACCGAACTGGCAGCGGGCGAACTGCTAGCCATTGAAATCGATCATCCAATACTGAAGAAGGCCGAAGCGCACCTGGTCACGCGTGCAGGAAGGAAGTTGTCGGTGGCATCGAACAAGATGCTCCAACTGATGTCCTCGCAAATGAGAGCGTTTCGTTAA
- a CDS encoding sugar ABC transporter substrate-binding protein codes for MLLLQPYGALAADPNANSNSAPTLKGKRIGISVAGTEHYWDLKAYQGQIDEVKRLGGTPIPMDAGREDSRQVEQLQALTGQKPDAIIEQLGSAALLEPYLKKIREAGIPLFTVDTASPSSINVTTSDNFYIGEQLALKLANDLRGEGKIMVFNGFYNTPVDAIRYEMLRAVLRWYPKITIIEPELHEVIPNTVENARQQVARLLEKYPKGTVQAIWAAWDGPQVGATQAVDAAHRSEIRTYGVDGSPEAVALVKDAHSSAAAVVAQQPYLIGKTAVDNVARYLAGDRTIPPATYVPSILVSKENAAQAQKMLGQDKAK; via the coding sequence ATGCTTCTACTGCAGCCATATGGCGCCCTCGCCGCGGATCCCAACGCTAATTCGAACAGCGCGCCAACGCTCAAGGGAAAGCGGATCGGCATCAGCGTGGCCGGCACGGAACACTACTGGGACTTGAAGGCGTACCAGGGACAAATCGATGAAGTGAAACGGCTTGGCGGCACGCCCATTCCCATGGACGCGGGCCGCGAAGACAGCAGGCAAGTCGAGCAGTTGCAGGCGCTGACCGGGCAGAAGCCTGATGCGATCATCGAACAGCTTGGTTCGGCCGCGCTGCTCGAACCGTACCTCAAGAAGATTCGCGAGGCAGGCATTCCGCTTTTCACCGTCGATACCGCCAGTCCGTCGAGCATCAACGTCACGACATCGGATAACTTTTATATTGGCGAGCAACTGGCGTTGAAGCTCGCCAACGATCTTCGCGGTGAAGGAAAGATCATGGTGTTCAACGGCTTCTATAACACGCCGGTCGATGCCATCCGCTACGAGATGCTGCGCGCTGTGCTGAGGTGGTATCCGAAGATCACGATCATCGAGCCCGAGTTGCACGAAGTCATTCCGAATACGGTGGAAAACGCACGTCAGCAGGTTGCGAGGCTGCTTGAAAAGTACCCGAAGGGAACCGTGCAGGCGATCTGGGCCGCATGGGACGGGCCGCAAGTAGGCGCCACGCAAGCAGTGGATGCAGCGCACCGCAGCGAGATCCGGACCTATGGCGTGGATGGAAGTCCCGAAGCAGTCGCGCTCGTGAAGGACGCCCATTCAAGCGCAGCGGCTGTGGTCGCACAACAGCCTTACTTGATCGGCAAGACGGCTGTCGACAACGTCGCACGGTATCTTGCGGGCGATCGCACGATACCGCCCGCGACATACGTGCCTTCGATTCTCGTCAGCAAGGAGAACGCGGCGCAAGCGCAGAAGATGCTGGGGCAGGACAAGGCGAAGTGA
- a CDS encoding NADPH-dependent F420 reductase, translated as MSYAIIGFGKIGQALAKAFARSGIEVSVATTRDPESFASAAAAIGPMIIPKKLEEAVKADIVFLAVRFESHRDVAKALSTWQGKTIVDVTNAYGVPPEELGGQPSSRVVAQAFTGGRLVKGFNHLGAAVLDQDPAVKGGRRVVFLASDDDGAAAKIGTVAENLGFSPIKLGGLSEGGLLVQARGNSWGQLIFKDLVKFDG; from the coding sequence ATGAGCTACGCAATCATCGGCTTCGGCAAGATCGGCCAGGCGCTTGCCAAGGCGTTTGCCCGAAGCGGCATCGAAGTATCCGTTGCAACCACGCGCGACCCGGAAAGCTTTGCATCCGCCGCGGCCGCGATCGGACCCATGATCATTCCCAAAAAACTGGAGGAAGCGGTCAAGGCGGACATCGTATTCCTGGCTGTGCGTTTCGAGTCGCACCGGGATGTCGCGAAGGCGCTGTCCACCTGGCAGGGCAAGACCATCGTCGATGTGACCAACGCCTACGGCGTGCCGCCTGAGGAACTGGGGGGACAACCTTCTTCCAGGGTCGTCGCGCAGGCCTTCACTGGCGGAAGACTGGTCAAGGGTTTCAATCATTTGGGCGCGGCCGTCCTTGACCAGGATCCGGCCGTAAAGGGTGGCAGGAGAGTCGTGTTCCTGGCGAGCGACGATGACGGCGCGGCAGCGAAGATTGGTACGGTTGCGGAAAATCTCGGTTTCTCGCCGATCAAACTTGGCGGCCTTTCGGAAGGTGGACTGCTTGTGCAGGCGCGCGGAAATAGCTGGGGTCAACTGATCTTCAAGGACCTGGTCAAGTTCGACGGATGA
- a CDS encoding SDR family NAD(P)-dependent oxidoreductase, with amino-acid sequence MTRLNGKTAVITGGATGIGLASAKRFIEEGAFVFIFGRRQEALDAAVAALGPNARAVKGSVSNEADLDRLYAAVKAERGTLDIVFANAGAGSQAALGKITAEHIDEHFDTNVKGTIFTVQKALPLMGKGGSIILTGSSAGTTGAPAMSAYSASKAAVRNLARTWAEDLKGTGIRVNVLSPGGTATDLAKAALGEEGMKVFASMNPLQRMADPAEIGAVAAFLASSDSSFMTASEVAVDGGLAQL; translated from the coding sequence ATGACCAGACTCAATGGAAAGACCGCGGTGATCACTGGCGGCGCCACCGGCATCGGCCTCGCCTCAGCAAAGCGGTTCATCGAAGAGGGCGCCTTCGTCTTCATCTTCGGCCGCCGGCAAGAAGCGCTCGACGCCGCCGTGGCCGCCCTCGGTCCTAATGCCCGCGCGGTGAAGGGCTCGGTCTCGAATGAGGCTGACCTCGACCGGCTCTACGCGGCGGTGAAGGCCGAGCGCGGAACCCTCGACATAGTCTTCGCCAATGCCGGGGCGGGAAGCCAGGCTGCGCTCGGCAAGATCACCGCCGAGCACATCGACGAACACTTCGACACCAATGTGAAGGGTACGATCTTCACAGTCCAGAAGGCGCTGCCGCTGATGGGCAAGGGCGGTTCGATCATCCTGACCGGATCGAGCGCCGGTACCACGGGCGCCCCGGCAATGAGCGCTTATAGCGCGAGCAAGGCGGCAGTGCGCAACCTCGCGCGGACCTGGGCGGAGGATCTGAAGGGCACCGGCATCCGGGTCAACGTGCTGTCGCCTGGGGGGACTGCGACCGATCTCGCGAAGGCAGCGCTAGGCGAGGAGGGCATGAAGGTCTTCGCCTCGATGAATCCGCTCCAGCGCATGGCCGATCCGGCAGAAATCGGGGCTGTGGCCGCCTTTCTCGCGTCGTCGGACAGCAGCTTCATGACCGCCAGCGAGGTCGCCGTCGACGGCGGCCTGGCGCAACTCTGA
- a CDS encoding winged helix-turn-helix transcriptional regulator has product MIDSSDHCGGRYSYGLAATLSIIAGKWKPLILYFLLDGPKRYGEIKRNVHGVSAKVLIQQLKELETDRVLVRTDYKEVPPRVDYALTPLGRSLTDRIVPLCTWGTENMADMVSALVERDTLR; this is encoded by the coding sequence ATGATCGACTCTTCTGACCATTGCGGTGGCCGTTACTCCTACGGGCTCGCGGCCACACTCAGCATCATCGCGGGCAAGTGGAAGCCGCTGATCCTGTACTTCCTGCTCGACGGCCCGAAGCGCTACGGTGAGATCAAGCGCAACGTCCATGGCGTCAGCGCCAAGGTGCTGATCCAGCAATTGAAGGAACTGGAGACCGATCGCGTGCTGGTGAGGACCGACTACAAGGAGGTGCCACCGCGCGTGGACTACGCGCTGACTCCGCTCGGCCGCAGTCTGACCGACCGGATTGTCCCGCTGTGCACTTGGGGAACCGAGAACATGGCAGATATGGTGAGCGCTCTCGTCGAGCGCGACACGTTGCGCTAG